The Nasonia vitripennis strain AsymCx chromosome 4 unlocalized genomic scaffold, Nvit_psr_1.1 chr4_random0003, whole genome shotgun sequence nucleotide sequence TCTGCTACCAGTTTTTTGTAAACTGTCATTAACTTACAAAAGATGTCCTTGTTTTTTTGATGGTACGATTCGGACAGAACGTTGTCAATGTGTAAGCAATCTGTTAAACTATATACGGGATgcataaaattacaaaatctaTCCTTCATCTGAAGAGACATTTCGATGATGTAATTGAAAGCATTTTTACAAAAGGCTTCTAGATCATCGCCCTCTGACAATAATGCCTCCCTTACTTCTTCTCCCAAGTCAAAATCgatgaattttaaataattttcagcATTGAAAATGTCAATGTCCGTTGTTACAGTATCCCTCACATAGTCTCGTTTCAGAATGCAGGAAACGATATTTTTGTACCTTTTATCTATCTCCTGCTTTGCTAAATACAGAACAGTGTCTTCTCTCTGGAATAGGGTATTCAGAGAATTCAATTCCCGAAGAgttttttgtaaaagtaaaaaataaagtcgGAAATCGGATTTTTCCATGATTGGCAGAATTTGTTTGGCTGCCTCATCTTTTTCTGCACTCCGCTTTCTACAGAATTCAATTATGACTGGCCATAATTGAATGAGGCGAACGACACATTGTTCCAAAATTAGAAGAACTATTTAACAAGTTATAGATCATGCTCAAAAAAGAAATCACTTCAGCTGGCAGCTCTTTAACTGCATACTGCGCACACAAGTGTGTACTATGCGCCGGGCATTGTACGCACACGATCCCTGGAATCGCATCCTCGAGTCGTCGTTTTAAGCCACTTTTTTCTCCAATCATTGTCATGCATCCATCGAAGCAAAAGCCGACTACGTTGTTTAATGGTATATTGTTCTCTTCTAACGCTTCTGTAATGCACTGAAACAAACGTTCTACGCCAGCATTCGCCTCTTCTCCCTTTTTCAATACTGGGAccatacaccaaaatttcgaTTTTAATGTTTTGGTATCGAGATCGATAAAACGAACGCTGATGGCTAAACTTTTATCTGTCGATTTATCTGTAGACTCGTCCACGCAGATCGAAAACTTAGTGCTCCTTAATTTAGTATTGAGTGAGTCTTTTGCACACTTTGAAATTACATTTAACAGCATGTCCCGTGCTTTCGTACGTCCTAATGTAATTTCCTGTGTAAAACTTTCTTGACAAACAGATTTAAATACTTTAACTATTTTCTGAAGAGACTTAAATGGAACATTAATGTCTGCGCATAAGCCGGCCAACTTTAACTCGGCTCTGGCTTTCTTACGTTCCCACTTACTCTCCGTTCTAAcaggaattttcaaatctgCCTCCGTACTTTTGTCTCGGCCGTACTTGAGTAAGTGTTCTTTGCTTTTGGCGTGCTTCACTAATATGTGAAATCGAACAGAAAACTTGATTTCACAAAATTTACATACTGCTTTCTGCGGATCGTCGGGGTCGATTGTCAGCCAATCTTTAGCCTTCCACTTCGAGCCAGGCTGGTCGAAATTTGCGGACTGTTTGCCTTCTTGAGACTTTTCCTCCCCTTTTTGTTGCTACGGTCACTCTCTTGCTCGAAACATTACTACCACTCTAAAAGAAATATATACAAATGAAATAAACCGCAACAAATTATatgaataaatgaaaattccaCAATTAAATTTGCTATATGGGAAAATCTACATGAAATATTCAGTGAAAGTGCTCAATAGGTATAAAGAACACTGAATAAATGATTATCCGAAATCTACAGCAAAAACTTACGCTCTCACTTGGAAGCTTCCGTTTTTTAACAGCACCCATGGTTCCTCAGGAAGTTGCTGAGAAACTGTAAGTATATGTACACGAGTAAGTATCAAAATTCTCTATGTTAACTTGAATTatgttcatttatttatttatttaaatgagtGGATATAAATTTAtccaaaaaaaattgtaaaatattgtctAAATTATGGAGAACGAGACCGAAGtgagtattaaaatttttattatccaTCTGTCTCTATTTAACTGTtgcatattattttattaaattatcggTAGATTTTTTCGTAAACGCGACGTAGACCACTATATTTGTATGTAACGAAAAAAGTATAGTCGCTTTGCTAACTAATATTTTAAACAGTTTGTTCTTACCTTACGGCCTCAGCTtcaaatatactgtatatatacTATCCTATAGTAAAAGACTTTTGGCCGCTGGAAAGCCCTTATTTTGATCGCTAAATCCGTCTACAACGTTTAACGCACGGTGAAGAGGTTTACTGGTTACGTAGACGTGATTTCGAGATACACGTGTTCGATGAATGTACAGCCACTTTCTAACAAAATTCGATTAAAGTATTCTTCCACCTTCtatcaatttttctctcttgctctctctcttgctctctctctctctctctctctctctctctctctctctctctctctccttaaCTGTCGCGTTTATTCATAATATGGCATGAAAGTCGTGGTGAAGTCGAATCACTCccttctctctatctctttgtTCGTGGCGTCTTTCACGAGAAATAAGTTAGTGGACAAACAAACTCTATTTTGTATTACGGAAATACGGATAATCGGCGAAGGAACAAAAACAAATTGCGAGACAGAACACTTGCTTCGGCCCTTGGCAGTTTGCAGTTCGTTAGTGCGGCACCAATTGATCTCAAAAGATGGAGTGAGTACTGTGTTGTTTATATCGCGTGTGGACACGGGGAGTTTTCCTTTGCTGACTACTGCAGGCTACTGTTGACGTTATTGTTGCATCATATAGCTCGTAAGTATCACTTTCTTTTCACTCAAAGCTACTGTTTTTTTATCCTTTCCTTATTGAGATAAAATACACAAATGTCAGAAGAACAAGCACGTGTTGACACATGGGCTTCCGCAGTTGCACTGCTTTATATTAAGATACGTCACGGTCATGAGgaacgtgtatatatatatatatcatatttatgagaaggtatatatatatatatatatatatatatatatatatatatcatgaGAACGTATATCAATACCACTGATTATAAACATTACATATATATCAACTACAGCCGGCTGAACACTGTTAAAAATCTATCGCTGTTAACTTAAAAATGTATGTGTAGAAATCACCCGAAACCCGTAAGAAAAACAGGCGCCAAAAAGACAACTTTTATGTCGAGAGGCATGCTTACCgactaaagttttttttttattaatgtcAACTTAAATGCAACCCGATTTGATGGCTATACTATTGTCAAGCATTTATAATACATCACAATACTAGTGGCATAAGAGGTCCTTTACGGTTCTTGTACAAGCGTACGAGCGTAGTGATGGTGGTTAACGCAGTACTAAGGACAACTTATGACAGGAGTATCgtaaatgtaattttttcgttttttttttgtggcGGAGGGAATTCACAATTTCGAAATACTCTTAATTACATTTAATGCATAGTTTCTATGAGCAATTACAATCAACTTATTCGAATTTTgacataaaattaattttaatttactaaCATTAGTAAGCATAATAAGAATTAATCACATACAATACCAGAAGATTGATTTGTTGTAAACCTCGGTCAATAGGTTCGTGTGCTACTACTGTGCACTGAAAGTgcttaatgaaaaatttgctCAATGATAGTTATGTTTGAAATTCAGGATAGACGTTTACGTTGGTATTCTGTACATATGTAATTGAAGTTATACAAAGCCTAGCGGTATGAAACAAGGGGAAATCTAAACGAAAATTGATTAAGAacattacaaaattttgtgcTCCCGGATAAATGTTCTTGTTTTATGTATAGGACATACAGGACCCAGGAAAAATAATGTTCTCGAAAAGAGGCCATCATTCAAAGGCATCTAATAAAttccatttatttttaaggaatgcttttttaatttgttgttTTTTGCTACTCCGCCTAGTGATATAAGTTTTCCGTTTGCGTTCCAAGTCATCCAGTACATGCCGTTGAAcaattccatttttttttaatgtttctcTTGTTAATTTCCCATAAAAGAATTCAAATGGCAATATCATTAAATTTTTCCGTGATCAGGATTATATAACGTACCTATACAACTTTTTTCGGTAAGAATGCCCCTTCAAAAAATTTACGCGTCCTTTaaactaaaattatttatggTCTTTGTTGGACTTGTACATTACAGTTTACTTTAGAGCacctttattaaaaattttaatcgctTTTTATCATTTCATTACAATTTCTTGTTATTATAAAgttattacaatattattaatttagtGATGGTTTTAAACAGATTAGATGTAttgaaaagtattattttattcattgtatgaactaaaaaaaaataatttatttcaaaacatTGTATATTCTACTTACAGTATACTTCTTTAAAAGATGATACGAAAAGTCAGTATTCTTAGGCGAAACGACAAGAAtagtaatgaaaaaaatgacaGTGATTCGCGTATTGTTGGTGATACTACAAAAGATCGTaagatattgaaaatattaaaaaattacatttgaGAGCTAAACATAGATAAAATCcaaaatacatataataatacaaaatattttaaataaaaacatataataTTAGATTACGTAGGACTCTTCAACCAAGGAAATACGTGTTACCTAAATACATATCTTCAAACATTGTATATGACCCCAGAATTAAGAAATTCTTTATATACGTGGAATAATAAACATGAGGataaattcttttaaaataaatttgacaatgcaattttattacaaatgcaaactattttttaaaatctgcaggtacttgaaatttatttatttattttgttgtttaatCATTCTTTTGGCAGAtaagaactttttttttatcatagaCGTCACAAAAGTCTGCTATACATACGACTTCATTAACATCTAGCTTTGGATGGAACGCTCAAGATGTACAACAACAGCATGATGTTATGGAATTCTGTCAAGCGCTGTTAAATATGATAGAGAAACAATTCCAAAATACAGCTCAATCAAATATTATCAGTGACCTATATGAAGGTATttaaatgtttatattttatattgaaatgCTGTCTGTaacaattattattgatattataTTTAACTGAAAGTATATTATACAGGGAAGATAGTTGATTTCATAAAATGCATAACATGTAAGGCAGAAAAGCAGAAAGAAATTACTTTTCGAAATATACCTTTACCAATAAGAAGTGCGCATTCTAATGTAGGAACTTACGGTACTATGGTTAAGTATATGTGTGAGAAATGTCAAACCACAAGTACAGCTGAAAAAggattaaaaataacaaaacttCCATATATACTTACCTTTCAAATAAATAGATTTGCTCAAGATTTCAATGCGGAAagcattataaaattaaacgaTAAGTACGtcactttatttattttgtgatAAGATTATAGCGCTatataatcagattaaaagtataataataattataataataataataataataataataataataataataataataattttgtagatTCATATTTCCagatatattaaatttaaattggtGCTTCTTATCATCATATCGTCAAGAATCTTTTGaacacaaaaaaattatgaaattggAAGGACCACACATGTACGAACTTTTCTCTATTATAGTTCACAGTGGTACTCCTATTAACGGGCATTATTATGCCTGTATAAGAGATTTTCGGAGTGGGAATTGGCTATCTTTTAATGATCACATTGTTACACCggtatttatataatacacatcgatatattaaaattacaattatGCATGCTCCGCCTTGAGAGTaacgattatttttattaaatggaACACAATTAATGATGAGAACAAtttgttaatattttattatacagaTTACTCATGACAAAATCACAGAAACATACGGAAATGGTATAAGTACTGCCAATGCATATGTTGTTACGTACCGACAAATTGATAGGGAAAGGAACGCTTTACCTATAGAGAGCAGCCAGTTTCCTCCACATATTAAggtaacaataataatataatagttcATGCAAGGGTTGAAATGTTGCTTACGTATATTACTAAAATTTGAATGCTATAGGAATTATTAAGCGAAGAAAATACAAAGGCGGAACAACCTGTTAAATTCGATCCAGAAAATCATAGCTCAATAGCTGGCAGCTTTTGGGGCAGCACATGTAAAACACATGATAATTTGTCGTTACAATACCCCCTCAACGATATAGAACATGAATGTATCAGTGACAATTATGTTGATTTGTTACCTCCTTCTATCGCTATGAAAGTATGTGATGTTCAAAGTATTATTGATTgttaacattaaaattttgcaAGTATAAGGCATGAAAACGGACTTTTTATGTATCGAAGTAGGTAAAAATATCGCGCATTTCAAGCGcgtttcttttattaaattttaaatgtacGTTATGCAGACTCGAAATGCACGATCTCTTTGTCAACTTTCATGCATTAAGAAGGCCCTTTCATACTcttgttggaaaaaataatatgtaggATGCGGAGAAAAAAGCAACTTCACAGTGTGGTGAGGTGTTTTTAGCATTCGTCTACGTTTTGGACGTTCTCGACTCTGACTTCTGCTGAACTCTCGCTTCAATAGCTCATTTCTACCCTTGGTACAAAATGTAACATACACATGATATTTGTTCATTTCAGTTGTATTCCGAAAATGATTGTTCAACCGACGAAATGCAAAGCCATGAAAAAGTAGAGAAATGGCTCATAATGAGTGATTTTGTACATACAATCACTTATTCGTGTACCATTGCGAAAGAGCAATTGTCAAAATACAAATTTCTTGTAAATTGCTATCCTTCAATTCAACATTATAgcaataacataaaaaaagtaCGAGTTACGCAAACGACTGGATTTTGATACTAATGTGGAAGTCTCAGATTTGGTTGATCAatcagaagaaaataaaatgatgaatttcagtacagaaggcaagcaaaattatgaaatattttaataaatacaataaatgaAATCAAGTAGTGGCTAGCGactaaataatttgttacaacttatatactttttttatcaagTACAGAAGTACCATCATGTCCTTATGAAAATAATTCTCCAATCAACGGTCGACCGACGGAAAATTCTCCGAATCACTCTCCGAGCGATCGGGGCAGCATAAAAAGCTCTGCTTCAAGCGTTCTTATTTTCGTTGACCCTGAAACGTCAATTGTGCAGGAGCAAATAATTGGTGACAGAGCAAAAGTTCTAATAAAATGGGCAAATGGAAAAGAAAACTTGATAACTTTTGTTATACCTGCAGAACCGTGTACTGTTCAGGATCTTCTTGATgagataaacaaattttaaatataataagaaattGACGTGATGATTAAAATGCAATAAgctttataaatttatttttagaccATGCATTTTAGTACTTGATTCTTTGGGTGGAATAAGGACAAAGGCTGCTAACATACTCAGGCGGTACTTGAATTATGAATATGATTTTAGAATAGGAGGGAAACAATTTTTCACAGCTGAGAATTTGCCAATAGTGCATTTAATAGTTACACGACAGACAAATCTTACGGATTGTGGTATTTACTTATTGAAATATGTTGaaagctttttttttgtaagtatcatatcaattttttataaattcattgaacattttttatttgtaatccAAAGAAATGTAGCACTAAACAAGCTaattataagaaaataattaatatgtaatattattgaatcttattaatttattatttgattGCAGAATCCTATAAAAGACTATAATTCCTTAGGCTTTCAATCAATGACTAACTGGTTTAAGACTGAAGAAAGCATATTA carries:
- the LOC116417038 gene encoding probable ubiquitin carboxyl-terminal hydrolase 9; protein product: MKLEGPHMYELFSIIVHSGTPINGHYYACIRDFRSGNWLSFNDHIVTPITHDKITETYGNGISTANAYVVTYRQIDRERNALPIESSQFPPHIKELLSEENTKAEQPVKFDPENHSSIAGSFWGSTCKTHDNLSLQYPLNDIEHECISDNYVDLLPPSIAMKLYSENDCSTDEMQSHEKVEKWLIMSDFVHTITYSCTIAKEQLSKYKFLVNCYPSIQHYSNNIKKVRVTQTTGF